The segment TCGTCTTTTGCGCCTTTGCCTTCTGCTAGCACGCCATTCACGTAGGGCATGAAGTCGGGCAGTAATTCGCGCTTTTTCTCGATCTTGGCTTGAATCGATTTGATGGTTTTTAGGGTGCGGCGGGCTTCATAAAGTGCAGCGGCGTGGAGTTCGTATTGCTCGCCGCCTTGTTGCTGACCGGGCGTGGCAGCGCCCGCCGCTTTCGCGGCGGTCACCTGTTCAAAGTGTTGTCGGGCTGGGCTTTTCATTACGGAGATACTCCTGTTTGTGCCCCTACTTCTGCGATGTTTTCGACGATGCAGCCGAAGCCGTAGTCTTCAACGACGTAGGCGTCATTACTGGATTCGTAGTTTTCGATACGGTTGCGCTTGGGGTTGTCGATGACGTGGCGGCGACGGCTGCCTAGCTGCCAGTAAAGCGAGAGATTGGCCAACGAGGTGATCATGATTGTGCCGTCGGGCACGAACGGTGCGCGCACGGCTTGCAGACCACCGACACGTTTCTGGCTCACCATCATGTCGAGCGCACGAGCTTCGGTGGGCGTTTCGGCATGTTCTTGAATCAGCGGGAAATACTTATCGGCGAGTATTTTGCGACCCATGATGGCGACCAGTGCCGTGTCTTCGCGGTACCAGGGGTCGATCATTTCGTTGACCGCATCGAACACCAGGGCGTCGAGGTTTTCATACGTTCCCCCAGCACCGACAGTGACACCGGATAACACGCGGGCGGGGGCGTGGTTGCGGTATTTCTGCAGCCAGCCGATGTTGACGTCTTCTAACAGTGGATTAGCGGCACGATCGGTTTCAACGGCGGCACTGGTGCCGTTAAAGCCGATCATGATGCGGTCGAGCGCTTGGCGACGAATGATGGCGTTGCGAATGCGCGCTTGAAAGTCTTTAAAGCGTGACCAGGCATCCAACTGTGCCCACTTGATATGGGTATCAAACTCGGTGCTGACACATTCGTAACTGTTATCGCTTAGCTCGGTGACATCGCGGGTGGCGCGGTCGTTGTTGTCTACGTCGGTGCGCCCTGCAATGGGGCCGGAAACGCCGAGGCCCACTTTCTGCCCCTTGATTTCATCAACACCAATGACGTTGATTTGGCCAAGAAAGGCGCTTGATTCCTGCATTTTGCTTTCCAGCGTTTGCTGAACGCTGGGTTCGACGTTGAACTGTTCGCCGGTGTTATCGACGCCGTTTAACTGTGCTAATCGTGCCTTGAATTGGTTGAAGGCTTTACGGGTATCGTTGCGCATGGGTGTTCCTTTGAAATGGTGGCGTTGGCGGTTGGCTAGGGGCTGGCCAGCGTTAGCAGTCGGTTAGCTGTTCATCGCCACTGCCACCGGTAGCGGCTGGGCGGGTTGGCGTATCCGGCGTTGTGTCGAGCTGGGTATAGAGTTCGTCGAAACGCTTTTTCAGATCGTCGTGAGCGGTTTGCAGCTGGCTGAATGCTTCAGCGGT is part of the Halomonas sp. GT genome and harbors:
- a CDS encoding phage major capsid protein, P2 family, which gives rise to MRNDTRKAFNQFKARLAQLNGVDNTGEQFNVEPSVQQTLESKMQESSAFLGQINVIGVDEIKGQKVGLGVSGPIAGRTDVDNNDRATRDVTELSDNSYECVSTEFDTHIKWAQLDAWSRFKDFQARIRNAIIRRQALDRIMIGFNGTSAAVETDRAANPLLEDVNIGWLQKYRNHAPARVLSGVTVGAGGTYENLDALVFDAVNEMIDPWYREDTALVAIMGRKILADKYFPLIQEHAETPTEARALDMMVSQKRVGGLQAVRAPFVPDGTIMITSLANLSLYWQLGSRRRHVIDNPKRNRIENYESSNDAYVVEDYGFGCIVENIAEVGAQTGVSP